Below is a genomic region from Streptomyces sp. NBC_00461.
GATCATGGGGCGAAGCGGCATCACCGTGGCGGGGTTCGCCATCGCGGCACTCGCGCTGGCCGGCTGCGGCGGAGGAAGCGGGAGCGGGAGCGGAGCCGGTGGCGCACAGAAGGGCAGCCCGGCAGCGGCAGTCATGGACACCTCCACCATCAAGGCCGGTCACTCGAAGCTGGGCGACATCCTCGTCGACGGCAAGGGACGCACGTTGTACCTGTTCACCGAGGACGGCAAGAACACCAACTCGATGAACTGTGACGCCGCGTGCCTCAAGCTGTGGCCGCGCATGGAAGGCAAGCCGCACGCGGGCTCCGGCGTGGACGCCGGTCTCATCGGCACCACGAAAGGAGCGGTCAAGGCACAGGCGACGTATGCCGGACACCCCCTGTACTACTACGCCAAGGACCGTGCGGCCGGCGATCTCAAGGGGCAGGGCATCGACAAGATCTGGTACGTCATG
It encodes:
- a CDS encoding COG4315 family predicted lipoprotein, with the translated sequence MRREIMGRSGITVAGFAIAALALAGCGGGSGSGSGAGGAQKGSPAAAVMDTSTIKAGHSKLGDILVDGKGRTLYLFTEDGKNTNSMNCDAACLKLWPRMEGKPHAGSGVDAGLIGTTKGAVKAQATYAGHPLYYYAKDRAAGDLKGQGIDKIWYVMNTKGAAIKKAVPASNGYGNGSSGSGGY